Proteins co-encoded in one Spirosoma endbachense genomic window:
- a CDS encoding RES family NAD+ phosphorylase — MAIVYRVMRQKYAAQPLDVTGTWLNGGRWNPPGVGILYTAEHPALALVEILVHMPQVPYDELPAYRLFSLELPPNTQRVLDAAQLPPYWQENTYNRSQLIVADWLAKPDVLALGVPSSVMPSGINYLLHPAHNSYASIRVIDEKPLVIAPRLWSK; from the coding sequence ATGGCCATTGTTTATCGAGTGATGCGTCAGAAGTATGCCGCTCAACCCCTAGATGTTACCGGTACATGGCTCAATGGAGGCCGGTGGAATCCGCCGGGTGTTGGCATTCTCTATACGGCAGAACATCCGGCACTCGCTTTGGTAGAAATCTTAGTGCATATGCCTCAAGTCCCCTACGATGAGTTACCCGCTTACCGGTTGTTTAGTCTGGAGTTACCCCCTAACACTCAGCGAGTATTAGATGCGGCTCAACTCCCCCCCTATTGGCAGGAGAACACCTACAACCGGAGTCAGCTCATTGTGGCCGATTGGCTAGCTAAGCCAGATGTGTTAGCCTTGGGTGTACCTTCCTCGGTGATGCCATCAGGCATCAACTACTTATTGCACCCAGCCCACAATAGCTATGCATCTATCCGTGTGATTGACGAGAAGCCACTAGTTATTGCCCCCCGGCTATGGTCGAAGTAA
- a CDS encoding ABC transporter permease: protein MLLNYFKITYRNLLINKGFSAINITGLALGIACSIMLFLFILDELSFDVFNKKASQTYRLYVHSSINNEEANNAKTAPLAGPTLVQMLPEVLTQTRIGYFGVHDLRYKDKIFRENSIYMADSTYFDVFTLPFIHGDPSIALKKPNSIVLTQTMASKYFGQENPTGKSFLVDGTNSYQITGVMKDFPHKSHFRCDFLLSMSTYPQVNQQNWLQGNYSTYIVLKEGVDPTRVERKMQQAILDRLGPEIEKALGISMQHFLASGNVFEYRMQPLLSIYLHAKRQYYIDPNTEWGNARIGDSMYVSIFSVVALFILLIAVINFVNLSTARSEKRAKEVGIRKAIGSSRLKLMGQFTTESIVLTGLSVLVALFLVQLLLPGFNQIAGRQLTLPLFTNTYTLPALLAFTLIVGLLAGSYPAFFLSSFRPVEVLKSGVQKRKSSLRSLLVITQFSISITLILGMIIIRNQLGYLQHKNLGFNKEHLLSINNGAALGDKLKPFKAELLKNPAILSVSNSSLLFANGIPGSAYLLGKRSGSNPVLCQFLDVDADFVKTFAVPLKAGRFFANDRLADSTAVVINEAALHAFNTTSPLDQELTEVDVNGSNTYKIIGVIKDFNYESLHRQVRPLVFHLSAVRQATSILTIRIQPNATKNAIDYIEETWQRFEKTEQCHYSFLDERLARLYEAEQKTSLIATVFSALAIFIACLGLFGLAVFITEQRTKEIGIRKVLGASIAEILFLLSRQFIAWVAIAILIASPIAWYAMSRWLDNFAYRVAISWWVFVVAAFLAIGIAILTVSFQSLKAALMNPVKSLRAE from the coding sequence ATGCTACTAAATTATTTTAAAATAACCTACCGTAACCTGCTCATCAATAAGGGCTTTTCGGCCATCAACATCACCGGACTTGCCTTGGGGATTGCCTGTTCCATCATGTTGTTCCTATTCATTCTCGATGAGCTAAGCTTCGACGTATTCAATAAAAAAGCCAGCCAGACGTATCGGCTTTACGTTCACAGTTCGATTAACAACGAAGAAGCGAACAATGCCAAGACGGCACCTCTGGCTGGCCCTACACTCGTGCAGATGCTCCCTGAAGTGCTCACCCAAACTCGTATCGGCTACTTTGGCGTACACGATTTGCGGTATAAAGACAAGATTTTCAGAGAAAATAGTATCTACATGGCCGACTCTACCTATTTCGATGTGTTTACGCTTCCCTTCATTCATGGCGATCCGTCGATTGCCCTCAAAAAGCCGAACAGCATTGTCCTGACCCAAACCATGGCCAGCAAATACTTCGGACAGGAAAACCCGACGGGAAAATCGTTTCTGGTCGACGGAACAAACTCCTATCAGATTACGGGGGTCATGAAAGACTTTCCCCATAAGTCGCATTTCCGTTGCGATTTCTTGTTGTCGATGTCGACCTATCCCCAAGTCAACCAACAAAACTGGCTGCAAGGGAATTACTCCACTTACATTGTTCTCAAAGAGGGGGTAGATCCTACGCGGGTCGAGCGCAAAATGCAGCAAGCCATTCTTGACCGTTTAGGGCCTGAGATCGAAAAAGCATTGGGCATTTCTATGCAGCACTTTCTGGCCAGCGGCAATGTATTTGAGTATCGCATGCAACCCTTATTATCCATTTATCTGCACGCAAAACGGCAATACTATATCGACCCCAATACCGAGTGGGGTAATGCCCGAATTGGCGACAGTATGTATGTGTCTATTTTCTCGGTGGTGGCCTTATTTATTCTGCTGATTGCCGTCATCAATTTCGTCAACCTATCGACAGCCCGTTCTGAGAAGCGTGCCAAAGAAGTAGGCATCCGAAAAGCCATTGGTTCGAGTCGCTTAAAACTAATGGGGCAGTTTACGACCGAATCCATAGTACTGACCGGTCTTTCGGTCCTTGTGGCGTTGTTTTTGGTACAACTCCTGCTTCCCGGCTTCAACCAGATAGCCGGTCGGCAGTTGACACTACCCCTTTTTACCAATACGTATACCCTTCCGGCGCTACTTGCTTTTACACTCATCGTAGGCCTGCTGGCGGGAAGTTATCCAGCCTTTTTTTTATCATCTTTTCGGCCGGTCGAGGTCTTAAAATCGGGCGTACAAAAAAGAAAATCCTCCTTACGTAGCCTGTTGGTGATTACCCAGTTCTCGATATCCATTACGCTAATTCTGGGCATGATCATCATCCGAAACCAGTTAGGGTATCTTCAGCATAAAAATCTGGGATTCAACAAAGAGCACTTACTCTCAATCAACAATGGGGCAGCACTGGGCGATAAGCTCAAACCATTTAAAGCTGAGTTATTGAAAAATCCAGCTATCCTATCGGTCAGCAACTCATCCCTATTATTTGCAAACGGTATTCCGGGAAGTGCTTATTTGTTGGGAAAACGGTCGGGCAGCAACCCCGTTTTATGCCAGTTTCTGGATGTTGATGCGGATTTCGTAAAAACGTTTGCGGTGCCGTTAAAAGCCGGACGCTTCTTCGCCAACGATCGGCTGGCCGACAGCACTGCCGTTGTCATCAACGAAGCAGCCCTTCACGCATTTAATACGACCAGCCCGTTAGATCAGGAACTTACCGAAGTCGATGTAAACGGCTCTAACACCTATAAAATCATAGGTGTTATCAAAGACTTCAATTATGAATCGCTTCACCGCCAGGTTCGTCCGCTGGTGTTTCACCTTAGTGCCGTCCGGCAAGCCACCAGCATTTTAACCATCCGAATTCAGCCCAATGCCACAAAAAATGCGATTGATTACATCGAAGAGACCTGGCAACGATTCGAAAAAACGGAACAATGTCACTATTCGTTTTTAGATGAGCGGCTGGCCCGACTTTACGAAGCGGAACAAAAAACGAGTCTCATCGCTACGGTCTTTTCGGCCCTGGCCATCTTTATTGCCTGCCTGGGCTTGTTTGGTCTGGCCGTTTTCATAACCGAGCAACGGACCAAGGAAATTGGCATTCGTAAAGTGTTAGGGGCTAGTATTGCCGAAATCCTGTTTCTGTTGTCGCGGCAATTTATTGCCTGGGTCGCCATTGCCATTCTGATTGCCTCGCCCATTGCCTGGTACGCCATGAGCCGATGGCTCGACAACTTCGCCTACCGCGTCGCTATTTCGTGGTGGGTATTTGTTGTGGCCGCTTTTCTGGCCATTGGCATTGCCATATTGACGGTGAGTTTTCAGAGCCTCAAAGCTGCGCTGATGAATCCCGTAAAGAGTTTACGGGCCGAATAA
- a CDS encoding globin domain-containing protein: MLSEKQIAIVKKSWRLLRDIDPALLGDVFYSRRFMAHPELRPLFKGPLETQYTKFIDTLSFLVSQLHRLDEFTRDVAVMGQRHVQYGVKPSHYDDVGEALLWTFGLATV, from the coding sequence ATGCTGAGCGAGAAACAAATAGCCATTGTCAAAAAATCGTGGCGACTGCTGAGGGACATTGATCCGGCTCTGCTGGGCGATGTCTTCTACAGTCGACGGTTTATGGCCCACCCAGAGTTAAGACCTCTCTTTAAAGGCCCTCTGGAAACGCAATACACAAAATTCATTGACACGCTAAGCTTCCTGGTTAGCCAGCTTCATCGACTCGACGAATTTACCCGCGATGTGGCGGTTATGGGTCAGCGGCACGTGCAGTATGGTGTCAAACCATCCCATTATGATGACGTAGGTGAAGCGCTGCTTTGGACGTTTGGACTTGCAACAGTATAG
- a CDS encoding DDE-type integrase/transposase/recombinase, translating to MATGQGWLYLTVILDLADRKVVGWAMSDSMKAVDTSVAAWRMTLTNRVISGKLVFHSDRGIQYACTEFRDELKDLPVEESMTGLPEQSEGKLLG from the coding sequence ATCGCCACTGGTCAGGGATGGCTTTACCTAACCGTGATTTTGGATCTGGCCGACCGAAAAGTGGTGGGTTGGGCCATGAGCGATAGTATGAAAGCAGTTGATACCAGTGTAGCTGCCTGGCGTATGACTCTCACAAACAGAGTAATAAGTGGTAAACTCGTGTTTCATTCAGACCGTGGCATCCAATATGCGTGCACTGAATTTAGGGACGAACTGAAAGACTTACCGGTTGAGGAAAGTATGACCGGGCTGCCGGAGCAGTCGGAAGGGAAACTGTTGGGATAA
- a CDS encoding IS3 family transposase — protein MARIADELREQGVNASRNRIARLMKKVGLRRIMYKKFRVQTTESNHNYPAAKNVLNRAFTADRPGQKWVSDITARAAPLYRHWSGMALPNRDFGSGRPKSGGLGHER, from the coding sequence GTGGCCCGGATTGCGGATGAGCTCCGCGAGCAGGGCGTGAACGCATCCCGTAACCGCATTGCTAGACTTATGAAGAAGGTAGGTCTTCGTCGCATCATGTACAAAAAGTTTCGAGTACAGACTACGGAATCAAATCACAACTACCCCGCGGCTAAAAACGTGCTGAATAGGGCGTTCACGGCCGATAGACCAGGGCAAAAGTGGGTGTCAGACATCACGGCACGGGCCGCCCCGCTATATCGCCACTGGTCAGGGATGGCTTTACCTAACCGTGATTTTGGATCTGGCCGACCGAAAAGTGGTGGGTTGGGCCATGAGCGATAG
- a CDS encoding IS110 family RNA-guided transposase → MAFTSFVGIDVSKLTIDAALYVSATDPSLHQQFENRPSGFRKLLAWVHQRGGPTGLLFCLEHTGIYALPLCCFFTQHKLSYSLQSALHVKRSMGIQRAKNDKADAVMLARFAYLYRDEIKISQLPSKTLLKIQHLLAYRQRLVKNKVALEVAANELASFVDKEFSTSIIRDSQKHVVQLMASVRLVDKQLQAVIAEDPVVQKTYQLATSVTGIGLQTAAYLLVHTHCFKSFENWRQLACFAGTAPFDYTSGSSVRGRSRLSKIGDMKLKSLLSSGATSAIQSPNEFSVYYNRKLAEGKPKLVALNGVRNKLISRVFAVVQRGTPYVKIQSYTLPVAAC, encoded by the coding sequence ATGGCATTTACTTCCTTTGTAGGTATTGATGTTTCTAAACTGACAATTGATGCAGCCTTGTACGTTTCAGCGACTGACCCCTCGCTTCATCAGCAGTTTGAGAATCGCCCTTCTGGATTTCGTAAATTGTTAGCCTGGGTGCATCAGCGTGGTGGTCCTACCGGCTTACTATTTTGTCTAGAGCATACCGGCATCTATGCACTTCCCCTGTGTTGCTTTTTCACTCAGCATAAGCTCAGTTATTCGTTGCAATCGGCGCTGCACGTGAAACGGTCAATGGGCATTCAGCGCGCTAAAAATGACAAAGCGGACGCCGTGATGTTGGCCCGGTTTGCCTATCTGTATCGCGATGAGATCAAGATCTCTCAGCTGCCGTCCAAGACGTTGCTCAAAATTCAGCATCTGTTGGCTTACCGCCAACGGTTAGTCAAGAATAAAGTAGCATTAGAAGTAGCGGCCAACGAGTTAGCTAGTTTTGTGGATAAAGAGTTCAGTACCAGCATTATCCGCGATAGCCAAAAACATGTTGTTCAACTGATGGCTAGCGTGCGTTTGGTGGATAAGCAGCTGCAGGCAGTGATTGCTGAAGATCCGGTGGTACAAAAGACGTATCAGCTAGCCACTTCGGTAACCGGTATTGGCTTACAAACGGCGGCTTATTTACTAGTGCATACGCACTGTTTCAAGAGCTTTGAAAATTGGAGACAGCTAGCCTGTTTTGCCGGCACTGCTCCCTTTGACTACACCTCCGGCAGCAGCGTTCGTGGGCGGAGTCGATTGAGCAAAATAGGTGATATGAAGTTGAAGTCTTTATTAAGTAGTGGAGCAACGTCAGCCATTCAGTCACCTAATGAATTTTCGGTTTATTATAACCGGAAACTAGCCGAAGGAAAACCTAAGCTGGTGGCTCTGAATGGGGTTCGTAATAAATTGATCAGCCGTGTGTTCGCAGTTGTGCAAAGAGGAACTCCATACGTCAAAATCCAGTCATACACCCTACCAGTAGCAGCTTGTTAA
- a CDS encoding IS110 family RNA-guided transposase translates to MGNSQTSFTIIHSHAAGIDVGSRSHLVAVDQNKDHVREFGVYTKDHQQLINHLHQHGITTIAMESTGSYWQTLFTALQQAGFEVLLVSGSQTKNVKGRKTDVIDCIWIQKLHSLGLLSGSLLLSDTFQQLRTYYYHRQHLVQQSARYSNKMQKTLRLMNIRLDVVLNDITGQSGMAVIEAILEGHREADYLVALVSARVKNRAAGRSRQEIGDALQGWWREELLFELRACLDFNQLYESKVKECDKVIEAFLVKYAPPVEVSVEEKKQLKTHRKRAGKHAPDFNLSQLAYQYFRTDLFAVSGISYNTVFCLLTSLGHDIHKFPNAKSFASWLGLVPNNKVSGGKVISNRRPSGRSSIAKSLRQAANSIGNQKDHELTPFFRRIAFKKGRIAAIIATARKLAVIIWHMLTKGEAYHKERVEQNQEKQRAMKLKHLDKKLHALQLSKEELERLLIKHSLSIG, encoded by the coding sequence ATGGGAAACAGCCAAACCTCCTTTACTATTATCCATTCGCATGCCGCTGGCATCGATGTGGGTTCACGCAGCCATCTGGTTGCTGTTGATCAGAACAAAGATCACGTGCGCGAGTTTGGGGTCTACACCAAGGATCATCAGCAACTTATTAACCATTTACACCAGCACGGCATCACCACCATTGCTATGGAGAGCACGGGCAGCTACTGGCAGACCTTGTTCACGGCCCTTCAGCAGGCAGGCTTTGAGGTGTTGCTAGTAAGCGGTAGCCAGACTAAAAATGTGAAGGGTCGTAAAACCGATGTGATTGACTGCATCTGGATTCAAAAACTACACTCGTTGGGCCTGCTATCGGGTAGTTTACTGCTAAGCGATACCTTCCAGCAGTTACGAACTTACTATTACCATCGCCAACATCTGGTTCAGCAGTCGGCCCGATATTCCAATAAGATGCAAAAGACACTGCGGCTAATGAATATACGACTGGATGTGGTGCTCAATGATATCACCGGTCAATCCGGTATGGCCGTCATTGAGGCCATTCTGGAAGGCCATCGGGAAGCGGATTATTTAGTGGCGCTGGTGAGTGCTCGGGTCAAAAACCGGGCCGCCGGGCGGTCCCGTCAGGAGATTGGCGATGCGCTGCAAGGCTGGTGGCGGGAGGAGTTGCTTTTTGAGTTACGAGCCTGTCTGGATTTTAACCAGCTCTACGAAAGTAAGGTCAAAGAATGCGATAAAGTCATCGAAGCGTTTCTAGTCAAGTATGCCCCACCCGTGGAGGTATCGGTTGAGGAAAAGAAGCAATTAAAGACCCATCGCAAACGAGCGGGCAAACATGCCCCTGACTTTAATCTCTCCCAACTGGCTTACCAATATTTCCGCACCGACCTGTTTGCCGTCTCGGGCATTAGCTACAATACGGTCTTTTGTTTGCTGACCAGTCTGGGCCATGACATCCATAAATTCCCCAACGCCAAAAGTTTTGCCAGCTGGCTGGGTCTGGTGCCCAATAATAAGGTGAGTGGGGGTAAAGTCATTAGTAACCGTCGGCCATCGGGTCGGAGTAGCATCGCCAAATCGTTGCGTCAGGCGGCCAATTCGATTGGTAACCAAAAAGATCATGAGTTAACACCCTTTTTCCGGCGCATTGCGTTCAAGAAAGGCCGAATTGCGGCCATTATTGCCACAGCCCGCAAGTTGGCGGTGATCATCTGGCACATGCTCACCAAAGGGGAAGCATATCACAAAGAGCGAGTGGAGCAGAACCAGGAGAAGCAGCGGGCGATGAAGCTAAAGCATTTGGACAAGAAGCTGCATGCGCTTCAATTGAGCAAAGAAGAGTTAGAAAGGCTACTGATAAAACACTCACTTTCAATAGGATGA
- a CDS encoding transposase: MIKRRVFDEAFKEMARPGVPVELSYAKGSIHEAAHELDIDPGRISKWRQRHKKNDRILPATTTPTDEQQQIRRLQRELREAQMDRMAEATRYIKISVQRTPLLNSPLQLTL; encoded by the coding sequence ATGATTAAACGACGTGTATTTGACGAAGCATTCAAGGAAATGGCCCGCCCCGGCGTACCGGTCGAGTTATCGTATGCAAAAGGCTCGATTCATGAAGCCGCCCACGAATTAGACATCGATCCGGGACGAATCAGCAAATGGAGACAACGCCACAAAAAAAACGATCGAATTCTGCCTGCAACTACTACACCTACTGACGAACAGCAACAGATCAGAAGGCTACAACGAGAGCTCAGAGAAGCTCAGATGGATCGGATGGCCGAAGCCACGCGATATATTAAAATCAGTGTACAGCGCACCCCGCTGTTGAATAGCCCCCTACAACTTACCTTATAA
- a CDS encoding MCP four helix bundle domain-containing protein, protein MKWSFIGQQKLKAAGLLLSLMLVILFTATSLKHAVQDMDQTMASLYRDRLQPAVDLVHISESLHAKRLVLDNQFLTQSPLSGSVLVRYLRQHDQQIANRIGHYEKTKLTADEAIWLKSFKQNWAQGKQVEGLIQQLMATGKWAVARQLFSERGATLFKQSIQSVHELAQIQTKTGQSAVKEAHQLAAGGSLNVSLLTAISLLVGLVILGLIQNTSLRSLESPLFPLN, encoded by the coding sequence ATGAAATGGTCGTTCATTGGTCAACAAAAACTCAAGGCCGCCGGGCTCTTGCTGAGCCTGATGCTGGTTATCTTATTCACAGCCACAAGCCTAAAACATGCCGTGCAGGACATGGACCAAACCATGGCTTCCCTATATAGGGATCGTTTACAGCCCGCCGTTGATTTAGTACACATCAGTGAAAGCTTACACGCCAAGCGGCTGGTGCTGGACAATCAGTTCCTGACCCAATCGCCCCTGTCTGGCTCTGTTCTGGTTAGATACCTGAGACAGCATGACCAGCAAATTGCGAACCGGATCGGCCACTACGAAAAAACGAAACTAACCGCTGATGAGGCAATCTGGTTAAAATCGTTTAAACAAAACTGGGCGCAGGGTAAACAAGTAGAAGGGTTGATTCAGCAATTGATGGCCACTGGCAAGTGGGCAGTAGCCCGTCAGCTATTCAGCGAGCGGGGGGCAACCCTGTTTAAACAAAGCATTCAATCGGTCCATGAACTGGCACAGATACAGACTAAAACGGGACAGAGTGCCGTGAAGGAAGCCCACCAGCTGGCCGCTGGCGGATCGCTGAATGTGTCTCTGTTAACGGCTATTTCACTCCTGGTTGGCCTGGTTATCCTGGGCCTCATCCAAAACACGAGCTTACGGAGCCTGGAATCACCGTTATTCCCGCTTAACTAA
- a CDS encoding TerB family tellurite resistance protein, giving the protein MYSPDVAMGLGSIVYALCKLDGRLHQQATKVACELLAEWPYSDLAICAMFLRDNVGEPAEESCAFGLRRMAAKRVELTKETKKRFVTILLRVARAHEGISREELAFIRQFWRELQRM; this is encoded by the coding sequence ATGTATTCCCCTGATGTTGCGATGGGTTTAGGCAGTATCGTCTATGCCCTGTGTAAACTCGACGGCCGGCTCCACCAGCAAGCCACTAAAGTAGCTTGTGAGCTGCTGGCCGAATGGCCCTATAGTGACTTGGCGATTTGTGCGATGTTCTTGCGGGACAATGTGGGCGAACCCGCCGAGGAATCCTGCGCGTTTGGCCTGCGTCGGATGGCAGCCAAGCGTGTCGAGCTCACGAAGGAAACCAAAAAACGGTTCGTTACTATTCTGCTGCGCGTGGCGCGAGCCCACGAAGGAATTTCTCGGGAAGAACTGGCCTTCATTCGTCAATTTTGGCGGGAACTGCAACGTATGTAA
- a CDS encoding NAD-dependent epimerase/dehydratase family protein, with the protein MRVVVIGGTGHVGTFLIPRLVEAGHQVICVCRQQRQPYQPHRAWQTVELVSLDRSQLDEQDRFGQAIADLSPQVVIDLICFQLNSAHQLVSALQDRLEHYLHCGTMWVHGHSVVVPTDESQPRHPFGEYGIQKAAIEDFLLRKVDQRRFPATILHPGHLVGPGWLPINPAGNLNPVVFDQLAQGQEVLLPDRGMETLHHVHVDDVALGFMQALTHRAQAVGESFHILSANALTMRGYAEAMAAWYGQLARLRFVPWEEFCQHVSTQDASLTWDHLAHSPHGSIEKARRLLAYNPRYSSLEAIQQALSWLKKQPNPDQE; encoded by the coding sequence ATGCGCGTAGTAGTTATTGGCGGTACTGGGCACGTGGGTACCTTTCTCATACCACGCTTAGTTGAAGCTGGCCATCAGGTCATTTGTGTTTGTCGCCAGCAGAGGCAACCCTATCAGCCTCACAGGGCCTGGCAAACGGTCGAATTGGTATCCTTGGACCGTAGCCAGCTTGACGAGCAGGACAGGTTTGGTCAAGCTATCGCTGACTTGAGTCCACAAGTAGTCATTGACCTGATTTGTTTTCAGCTCAACAGTGCTCATCAACTGGTCAGCGCTTTACAGGATCGACTGGAGCATTACCTGCATTGTGGGACCATGTGGGTCCATGGCCACAGTGTCGTCGTACCTACCGACGAATCACAGCCACGTCACCCCTTTGGCGAGTATGGCATTCAAAAAGCAGCCATTGAAGATTTTCTCTTACGAAAAGTCGATCAGAGACGCTTTCCGGCAACCATACTTCACCCTGGCCATTTGGTGGGTCCGGGCTGGCTTCCCATTAATCCGGCCGGAAACCTTAATCCCGTCGTGTTTGATCAGCTTGCCCAGGGCCAGGAAGTACTCCTGCCTGATAGAGGCATGGAAACGTTACACCATGTGCATGTCGACGATGTGGCCCTGGGCTTTATGCAGGCGCTGACTCATCGGGCTCAGGCTGTGGGAGAAAGTTTTCATATTCTGTCGGCTAACGCGCTAACCATGCGCGGCTACGCTGAAGCAATGGCTGCCTGGTATGGACAACTGGCCCGGTTGCGGTTTGTTCCCTGGGAGGAGTTTTGTCAGCACGTATCGACTCAGGATGCCAGTTTAACGTGGGACCATCTGGCTCACAGTCCCCATGGCAGTATTGAGAAAGCCCGCCGATTATTGGCCTATAACCCCCGGTATAGTTCGTTGGAGGCTATTCAGCAAGCGCTGAGTTGGTTAAAGAAGCAGCCAAACCCAGACCAGGAGTAG
- a CDS encoding alpha/beta fold hydrolase, translating into MKKGLSKWIVSSLIISVLSASGNCYGQAAAKTKTIILVHGAFVDGSGWQEVYHILARQGYRVAIVQHPMTSYQADVAAVTRLIDQQDGPCVLVGHSYGGAIITTAGNNPKVAGLVYIAAHAPDVGETEADNGKAYPPAYKSLIKGSDGLDYIDPGMFSTDFAPGVSNEIAGFMAVSQPTIADQAFHAVIQTPSWKTKPVWYMVAKSDRIINPDLERMYAKRVKSIKTVEVDDAGHCVYMTHPKEAAALIVLATQGK; encoded by the coding sequence ATGAAAAAAGGATTGTCTAAATGGATCGTTTCTTCGCTGATAATTTCGGTCTTGTCGGCTTCAGGTAATTGCTATGGACAGGCAGCCGCAAAAACTAAGACGATAATACTTGTTCACGGTGCATTTGTGGACGGTTCGGGATGGCAGGAAGTATATCACATTCTTGCCCGGCAAGGGTACAGGGTAGCGATTGTCCAGCATCCAATGACCTCTTACCAGGCTGACGTAGCTGCGGTAACCAGATTAATTGATCAACAAGACGGTCCTTGTGTCTTGGTTGGGCACAGCTATGGGGGTGCTATTATAACGACCGCCGGAAATAACCCGAAAGTCGCCGGACTGGTTTATATTGCTGCCCATGCCCCTGATGTAGGAGAGACCGAGGCCGACAATGGAAAAGCTTATCCGCCTGCCTATAAGTCGTTAATCAAAGGAAGTGACGGCTTGGATTACATTGACCCGGGCATGTTTTCAACTGATTTTGCGCCAGGTGTTTCCAACGAAATAGCCGGCTTTATGGCAGTATCGCAGCCAACAATTGCCGATCAGGCTTTTCATGCGGTTATCCAAACTCCGTCATGGAAAACAAAACCCGTTTGGTATATGGTGGCAAAGTCTGACCGGATTATCAATCCGGACCTGGAACGGATGTATGCAAAAAGGGTCAAAAGTATTAAAACTGTCGAGGTAGACGATGCAGGCCACTGCGTTTATATGACTCATCCGAAGGAAGCCGCAGCATTGATTGTTTTAGCCACCCAGGGTAAATAA
- a CDS encoding plasmid pRiA4b ORF-3 family protein — translation MDNIIQLKISLLGTKPLIWRQVLVEKTTTFEALHKIIQIVMGWTNSHLHEFTLPGLRIGPLLDELDDDYGDELINEASVTMESVLNDTNQTIDYTYDFGDSWLHAIDMEKRLVGDSAILYPVCTGGELACPPEDCGGIPGFYEMLRIVKDKRHPERQEMLAWLGEAYNEKKFDQQTVNQQLINFFHL, via the coding sequence ATGGACAATATCATTCAGCTTAAAATCAGCCTGCTTGGCACGAAACCACTCATCTGGCGCCAGGTGCTAGTGGAGAAGACCACTACGTTTGAAGCCCTGCATAAGATTATCCAAATTGTGATGGGTTGGACCAACTCGCATCTTCACGAATTTACCCTGCCAGGTCTACGTATTGGCCCACTGCTGGATGAATTAGATGATGACTATGGTGATGAGTTGATTAATGAAGCGTCGGTTACGATGGAAAGCGTACTGAATGACACGAATCAAACGATTGACTACACGTACGATTTCGGTGATAGTTGGCTTCACGCCATTGACATGGAGAAAAGGCTTGTGGGAGATTCCGCTATACTGTACCCCGTCTGCACCGGTGGCGAGTTAGCTTGTCCACCCGAGGACTGTGGTGGTATTCCTGGTTTTTATGAAATGCTGCGCATTGTGAAAGACAAGCGACATCCCGAGCGGCAGGAAATGCTGGCATGGCTTGGTGAGGCTTATAATGAAAAGAAGTTCGACCAACAAACGGTCAATCAGCAATTAATCAACTTTTTTCATTTGTAG
- a CDS encoding transposase has protein sequence MQKLAALSVLRQRLLLVHQQMQQPIKEQQRFIEPSLQRQLIKSCQAWLNAIKIDLKNVDKQIMELIEADDHLKQLFHLITSVPGVGGATATELLVATEEFKAIDDPKKLACHAGVAPFEYRSGSSVRGKTRVNEHARKRLKTLFHLGAMSAICVKGELQDYYQRKVGEGKNKMLVLNAIRNKLIHRVCSVVHRGQKYDKNYTPALA, from the coding sequence TTGCAAAAACTAGCGGCTTTAAGTGTCCTTCGCCAGCGGCTATTGCTAGTGCATCAGCAAATGCAACAGCCAATTAAAGAACAACAACGCTTTATTGAACCGAGTCTTCAACGACAGCTCATCAAGAGTTGTCAAGCTTGGCTCAACGCGATTAAGATTGATTTAAAAAACGTTGACAAACAAATTATGGAGCTTATTGAAGCAGATGATCATCTGAAACAGCTGTTTCACTTAATAACTTCCGTGCCGGGTGTTGGTGGTGCAACAGCTACTGAGCTTTTGGTCGCCACAGAAGAATTTAAAGCCATTGATGATCCTAAAAAGCTAGCTTGTCACGCAGGAGTAGCACCTTTCGAGTACCGATCGGGTAGTAGCGTTCGCGGTAAAACCCGAGTTAATGAGCATGCTCGAAAACGGCTGAAGACGCTTTTCCATTTAGGCGCTATGTCAGCTATTTGCGTGAAAGGTGAGCTTCAGGATTATTATCAACGTAAAGTCGGTGAAGGCAAGAATAAAATGCTCGTTTTGAACGCCATTCGCAACAAGCTAATTCACCGGGTCTGTTCGGTAGTCCATCGTGGTCAGAAATATGACAAAAATTATACACCAGCGCTTGCATAG